From a region of the Paenibacillus segetis genome:
- a CDS encoding cytochrome c biogenesis CcdA family protein, with protein MNQISIIVAFAAGMLSFLSPCIFPLIPAYLSHLTGSSLQDGKLVVHRGRLFTQSLFFILGFSLIFIAMGASASFIGHFFAQQRELVQRISGLFIIIFGLQMIGWLNLSFLMSGKTWGTKGGRSSGAVRSLLTGFAFGAGWSPCVGLALSSILLMAGSSETVWSGVGMLAVYSLGLGIPFLLISWMLTYSLNVLKKMNKWMPLLSKMNGILLIGMGLLLFTGQLQRLSAWLAKYSFWDINF; from the coding sequence ATGAATCAAATTTCGATTATAGTAGCTTTTGCTGCCGGGATGTTGTCCTTTCTATCCCCCTGCATATTTCCACTGATTCCTGCTTATTTGTCACATTTGACAGGGTCATCGCTGCAAGACGGCAAACTTGTGGTGCATAGAGGGAGATTATTCACGCAATCCCTATTTTTTATTTTAGGATTTAGTTTGATTTTTATCGCCATGGGTGCTTCGGCAAGTTTCATTGGTCATTTTTTTGCTCAGCAACGAGAGTTGGTACAGAGAATAAGCGGCCTATTCATTATTATCTTTGGCTTGCAAATGATCGGATGGCTCAATCTGTCTTTTCTAATGTCAGGAAAAACTTGGGGGACCAAAGGTGGGAGAAGCAGTGGAGCGGTTCGTTCTTTGCTCACTGGATTTGCGTTTGGAGCAGGTTGGAGCCCGTGTGTTGGACTGGCATTATCCTCGATTCTACTCATGGCGGGTTCATCAGAAACGGTATGGAGCGGTGTAGGTATGCTAGCTGTCTATTCCCTGGGCCTCGGCATTCCATTTCTCCTGATTTCCTGGATGTTAACATACTCTTTGAACGTGCTAAAAAAAATGAATAAATGGATGCCCTTGTTATCGAAGATGAATGGGATTCTGTTGATAGGCATGGGACTTCTCCTGTTCACAGGGCAATTGCAAAGACTGAGTGCTTGGTTGGCTAAATATAGTTTCTGGGATATTAATTTTTGA
- a CDS encoding TlpA disulfide reductase family protein, translated as MKKNIIAIIFIIGLVLYGGYEYYSKTSQQPMQSASSEEESHDIGIEKGQLAPDFSLQDLKGNQVRLSDYKGKRVLLNFWATWCPPCRVEMPHMQNIYDHYQSEDVVILGVNMTTTEDSIEDVPTFVQNHELTFPIVLDEEGDLMLTYQVVAYPTTYVLDADGVIREKVRGAMNYEMMKDLLSRAK; from the coding sequence ATGAAAAAAAACATCATCGCAATTATCTTTATAATTGGATTAGTACTATATGGCGGATATGAATACTATAGCAAGACTTCCCAACAGCCTATGCAAAGTGCAAGCTCGGAAGAGGAAAGTCATGATATTGGAATTGAGAAAGGACAATTAGCTCCTGATTTCTCACTTCAAGATCTGAAGGGTAATCAGGTACGGCTATCGGATTATAAGGGAAAAAGAGTATTGCTAAATTTTTGGGCTACATGGTGTCCTCCCTGCCGGGTAGAGATGCCGCATATGCAGAACATTTATGATCATTATCAATCGGAAGATGTGGTCATTCTCGGAGTGAATATGACTACAACTGAAGATTCGATTGAGGATGTCCCCACGTTTGTTCAAAACCATGAACTTACATTCCCGATTGTATTGGATGAGGAAGGGGACCTTATGTTAACCTATCAGGTCGTTGCCTACCCGACCACTTATGTATTGGATGCCGATGGAGTCATTCGGGAGAAGGTGCGAGGCGCCATGAATTATGAGATGATGAAAGACCTACTTTCAAGAGCAAAATAG
- a CDS encoding ABC transporter permease yields MVQKKTIQNNSGVERNSQPQLYNHNKIWTKPFILAIIVVIILGMISLFTGVYDIRGQADGMEMFFITRVPRTAALMLTGAAMSMAGLVMQLITQNRLVEPTTTGTIEWAGLGLLFVYLLFPAPTLVLRMTGAIVFSFVGTMIFFLFLRRVKLRSSLIVPIIGLMLGAVISAVSTFIGLLFQMTQNIESWFVGSFAAVQVGRYEYLWLIVIVTFLIFIVANRLTLAGLGEDVATSLGVNYNRIVLVGTGLISVAVGIVAAVIGNLPFLGLIVPNIVSMFRGDDLRSNLPWVCVIGMGTITVCDIISRTIIMPFEVPVSLILGTVGAVVFIAILLRQRKPRRLR; encoded by the coding sequence ATGGTGCAGAAAAAGACAATACAAAATAATTCCGGGGTTGAGAGAAATTCTCAACCCCAGCTTTATAACCACAATAAGATATGGACAAAACCTTTTATATTAGCAATTATAGTTGTTATTATTTTAGGCATGATATCCCTATTTACTGGAGTATATGATATACGTGGACAAGCAGATGGAATGGAAATGTTCTTCATCACTCGTGTTCCAAGAACAGCTGCGTTAATGCTTACTGGAGCTGCCATGTCCATGGCAGGACTTGTCATGCAACTTATTACACAGAATCGTTTAGTTGAACCTACCACAACAGGAACCATTGAATGGGCGGGTTTGGGCCTTCTATTTGTTTACTTATTATTTCCTGCACCAACGTTAGTTTTAAGAATGACGGGTGCAATTGTTTTTTCTTTTGTAGGAACGATGATTTTCTTTTTATTTTTGAGAAGAGTTAAACTTCGTTCGTCTTTAATTGTTCCGATTATTGGACTGATGCTTGGAGCAGTCATTTCTGCAGTTTCCACTTTTATTGGACTCCTTTTTCAAATGACGCAAAATATTGAATCTTGGTTTGTAGGTTCTTTTGCGGCAGTTCAAGTTGGAAGATATGAATATTTATGGCTTATTGTTATCGTTACTTTTCTTATTTTTATTGTTGCTAATAGACTGACTTTAGCTGGACTAGGGGAAGATGTTGCGACAAGTCTTGGAGTAAATTACAATAGGATCGTTCTTGTAGGTACGGGTCTTATATCTGTTGCAGTTGGAATTGTTGCTGCTGTTATCGGAAACTTACCTTTTTTAGGATTAATTGTCCCGAATATTGTTTCCATGTTTAGAGGCGATGATCTTAGAAGTAATTTGCCTTGGGTATGTGTGATAGGAATGGGTACGATAACGGTTTGTGATATCATTTCTCGAACCATTATAATGCCTTTTGAAGTGCCTGTTTCTCTAATACTCGGAACAGTGGGGGCAGTCGTATTTATTGCTATTTTATTGAGGCAAAGAAAACCAAGGAGGCTAAGATGA
- a CDS encoding sensor histidine kinase yields MLTKKLQIRKHYVAWKLIAVNALVMLVVIWLAGVSVKDFACVLVEKYQLVGDAKNDFFQRTMQFYLIRASLLAIAVATLIHFFFIKKILSPLRKLTDSTRQLMEGSYPEPIEVNSEDEIGELTKRFNAMTLTLQRSEQNRKVMFSNVSHDLRTPLSNLNGYLEALSNDVIEGDRELYLSLLEESQHITRLVEQLHQLSLWEDKGADSMIFNRIPIDEFITRSLQSFQLELQHKEIILDISLEQLDIISSEDGLRQVLTNLMQNAITYNSGHMIWISGVADRDNYRLTVSNLGESLPEEEQDLVFERFYQADVSRQRREGIKGSGLGLAIVKEIMEKLGGQVELTSDMNMYSFAITIPLKPNKT; encoded by the coding sequence TTGCTAACTAAGAAATTGCAAATACGGAAGCATTATGTCGCTTGGAAGTTGATTGCGGTTAATGCGTTGGTGATGCTCGTTGTGATCTGGTTAGCAGGTGTGTCAGTGAAAGATTTTGCATGTGTGTTGGTGGAAAAGTATCAGCTGGTGGGTGATGCCAAGAACGATTTTTTTCAACGCACCATGCAGTTCTATCTTATTAGGGCAAGTCTGCTTGCCATCGCAGTTGCTACACTCATTCATTTTTTCTTTATCAAGAAGATTCTATCTCCTTTGAGAAAATTGACAGATTCGACCCGTCAGTTAATGGAAGGATCCTATCCTGAACCTATTGAAGTCAACTCTGAGGATGAGATTGGAGAATTGACAAAACGCTTTAATGCGATGACACTAACCCTGCAGCGATCGGAACAAAATCGTAAAGTAATGTTCAGTAATGTATCACATGATTTAAGAACACCCCTCAGTAATTTGAATGGTTATTTGGAAGCGTTAAGTAACGATGTGATTGAGGGAGACCGAGAATTGTATTTATCCCTGTTGGAAGAGTCACAGCATATTACGAGACTTGTTGAGCAGCTTCACCAACTATCCCTTTGGGAGGACAAGGGAGCTGACAGTATGATTTTCAACCGGATACCCATCGATGAGTTCATTACACGTAGTTTGCAATCTTTTCAACTAGAACTCCAGCACAAAGAGATAATATTAGATATTTCGCTTGAACAACTTGATATAATAAGCTCAGAAGACGGATTACGACAGGTCTTAACCAATCTGATGCAGAACGCAATTACTTATAATTCAGGACATATGATTTGGATTTCAGGAGTAGCTGACCGTGATAATTATCGACTTACAGTAAGCAATTTGGGAGAGTCTTTGCCAGAAGAGGAGCAGGATTTGGTCTTTGAACGTTTCTACCAAGCAGATGTGTCCAGACAACGTAGAGAAGGGATAAAGGGCAGCGGACTTGGTCTAGCTATAGTAAAGGAGATTATGGAAAAGCTTGGAGGTCAGGTAGAGCTCACCTCTGACATGAACATGTATTCTTTTGCAATAACGATACCTCTCAAACCAAACAAGACATAA
- a CDS encoding demethylmenaquinone methyltransferase gives MSEQTKTERVHQVFEKISNQYDSMNSIITFKRHIAWRLDVMKQMNVKEGSKALDVCTGTGDWAIALADVIGTHGEVIGLDFSNNMLKIAQDKQQQQALKQLTFIQGNAMELPFEDHSFDYVTIGFGLRNVPDYLTVLREMHRVTKPDGKVVCLETSEPTLIVYRQLSLFYFRYIMPLLGKFIAKSYDEYSWLQESTRHFPNKKVLKEMFLEAGFSKVDVRSYSGGVAAMHMAMK, from the coding sequence ATGTCTGAACAAACAAAGACGGAAAGGGTTCATCAAGTTTTTGAAAAGATATCGAATCAATATGATTCAATGAACTCGATCATCACTTTCAAGAGACATATCGCATGGCGCCTAGATGTCATGAAACAGATGAATGTTAAAGAAGGAAGCAAGGCTCTTGACGTATGTACTGGAACTGGGGATTGGGCGATTGCTTTAGCAGATGTTATTGGAACGCATGGTGAAGTAATCGGTTTAGATTTTAGTAACAACATGCTCAAAATTGCACAAGATAAGCAACAGCAACAAGCTTTAAAGCAGCTTACATTTATCCAAGGAAATGCCATGGAGCTCCCTTTTGAAGATCATTCATTTGATTATGTTACCATTGGTTTTGGTTTAAGAAATGTACCGGATTATTTAACCGTTTTACGGGAAATGCATCGAGTAACAAAACCAGACGGAAAAGTAGTTTGTTTAGAAACATCCGAACCCACATTAATTGTTTATAGACAACTTTCACTTTTTTATTTTCGCTATATCATGCCCTTGCTTGGTAAGTTCATTGCCAAAAGTTATGATGAATATTCATGGCTACAAGAATCAACTCGTCATTTCCCAAATAAAAAAGTACTAAAAGAAATGTTCTTAGAAGCGGGATTTTCCAAAGTTGATGTAAGAAGCTATAGTGGCGGCGTCGCAGCAATGCATATGGCTATGAAGTAG
- a CDS encoding iron chelate uptake ABC transporter family permease subunit gives MSALEYRNNENVVIDSSLHNENRSARAFRSKKEEKRYWILLITLIILGILSSYGLLVYNNPVPVDSPSFIPVVKRRIVALVAMVIAAICQSLSTVAFQSITNNKIITPSLLGFEALYSTIHTSTIFFFGVGALINFTGIGPFAIQVIVMVLMSLILYGWLLSGKYGNLQLMLLVGIIIGTGLKSVSTFMKRLLAPSEFDILQARLFGSVNNADSAYFPVVIPVVIIVALLLLANSKNLNVLSLGKDVSTSFGVKHQSSIIYTLILVSVLMSISTALIGPLTFYGFLVATLSYQAAPTYDHRYIFPMALAIGFLILTSAYFLMYHVFHAQGVVSVIIELFGGIIFLIVILRKRAL, from the coding sequence ATGAGCGCATTGGAATATAGAAATAATGAAAATGTCGTAATCGATTCTAGCCTTCATAATGAGAATAGATCAGCTAGAGCTTTTCGTTCTAAGAAAGAAGAAAAACGTTATTGGATTTTACTGATAACATTGATCATATTGGGCATCCTTTCTTCTTATGGACTTTTAGTTTATAACAATCCAGTTCCGGTAGATTCACCTTCTTTTATCCCGGTTGTTAAGAGAAGAATAGTAGCTCTGGTTGCTATGGTTATTGCTGCAATTTGTCAGAGTTTGTCGACCGTTGCTTTCCAATCGATTACGAATAATAAGATCATAACTCCTTCACTTTTAGGTTTTGAAGCACTTTACTCAACTATTCATACGAGTACCATATTTTTCTTTGGTGTTGGTGCATTGATCAATTTTACTGGTATTGGCCCATTTGCAATTCAAGTTATTGTTATGGTCTTGATGAGTTTGATTCTTTATGGATGGTTGCTTTCTGGAAAGTACGGAAATTTGCAGCTTATGCTGTTGGTTGGAATTATTATTGGAACGGGGCTGAAATCTGTATCAACTTTTATGAAAAGACTTCTTGCGCCGTCTGAGTTTGATATTTTACAGGCAAGATTGTTTGGTTCTGTCAATAATGCGGATTCTGCATATTTTCCTGTAGTAATTCCAGTGGTCATCATTGTAGCATTATTACTTCTTGCTAATTCTAAGAATTTAAATGTATTGTCACTTGGAAAGGATGTCTCTACTTCTTTTGGAGTTAAACATCAATCGAGTATAATATATACGCTTATTTTAGTTTCTGTTTTGATGTCAATTTCAACAGCGTTGATTGGACCCCTTACTTTCTATGGATTTTTAGTTGCAACTTTGAGTTATCAAGCAGCGCCAACCTATGATCATAGATATATTTTTCCAATGGCTCTTGCTATAGGATTTTTGATCTTAACGAGTGCATACTTTTTAATGTATCATGTATTCCATGCTCAAGGTGTGGTTTCAGTTATTATTGAATTATTTGGTGGAATCATATTTTTAATTGTAATTTTAAGGAAGAGGGCCCTATGA
- a CDS encoding vWA domain-containing protein, which yields MASKGKAFVVLIVIAVVVFGLVYFGINLTSNLGKSKTEITTEDAAKQLNKLYKNISVTTAEQIKGQIDLDPVAVGDSLPDISKFPISVTNTTDHFVEIFSSTEKSGTGIDGWLNEVATDFNKANIEVNGSPVSVKIRNIPSGTATDYIRSGKYVPDAFTPSNELWGEMVKAQGIHTELISKRLVGNVAGVVTNKTKYDQLVEKYGSLNVKTITDAIADNELAMGYTDPFASSTGLNFLVAALSTFDSSDLLSQQAVQGFEKFQANVPFLASTTIQMRDAAKTGMLDAFVLEYQTYVNASDLKSGYVFTPFGVRHDSPLYAIGDVPQDKLDIIQKFADFVEGAKYQDLAKEKGFNGLDDYHSELAAVDGNLLSSAQKLWKEKKNGSKPITAVFVADVSGSMNGEPLNQLKKSLLTGQKFLGRDNSIGFVSYSNTVTINLPIGKYDTNQQSMFVGSINSLQADGGTATFDGIVVAMKMLQDELALHPDSRPMIFVLSDGETNEGHSLNEIRGLIETYKIPIYTIGYNANIKALESISSINEAANINADTDDVVYKISNLLNVQM from the coding sequence ATGGCAAGCAAGGGTAAAGCGTTTGTGGTGTTAATTGTGATTGCGGTGGTCGTGTTCGGGCTTGTGTATTTTGGCATCAACTTAACCTCTAACCTAGGCAAGAGCAAAACGGAGATCACTACAGAAGACGCTGCTAAACAACTAAATAAACTCTACAAAAATATTTCCGTAACTACAGCTGAACAAATCAAAGGTCAGATCGACTTAGATCCAGTTGCTGTCGGTGATTCATTGCCCGATATCTCGAAGTTCCCAATCTCTGTAACCAATACGACGGATCATTTTGTAGAGATTTTCTCTTCTACCGAGAAATCAGGAACCGGTATTGATGGATGGTTAAATGAAGTCGCTACAGATTTCAACAAGGCTAATATTGAAGTGAATGGGAGTCCTGTTTCAGTCAAAATCCGCAATATTCCTTCGGGTACAGCTACTGATTACATCAGATCTGGAAAATATGTGCCTGATGCATTTACACCTTCAAATGAACTATGGGGTGAGATGGTCAAAGCACAAGGCATCCATACGGAGCTTATATCGAAACGACTTGTCGGTAACGTAGCTGGTGTGGTTACGAATAAAACGAAATACGATCAGTTGGTAGAAAAATACGGCTCATTGAACGTCAAGACGATCACCGATGCTATTGCGGATAACGAACTAGCTATGGGATATACAGATCCTTTTGCTAGTTCCACAGGTTTGAACTTCCTGGTAGCTGCTCTAAGTACCTTTGATAGCTCGGATTTACTAAGTCAACAAGCGGTTCAAGGGTTTGAGAAATTCCAAGCCAATGTCCCTTTCCTTGCTTCCACTACGATACAAATGCGTGATGCTGCTAAGACCGGGATGCTGGATGCTTTTGTCTTAGAGTATCAAACCTATGTCAATGCGTCAGATCTAAAGAGTGGCTATGTGTTCACGCCTTTTGGGGTAAGACATGATAGTCCTCTCTATGCTATAGGGGATGTACCACAAGATAAGTTAGACATTATTCAGAAGTTTGCAGACTTTGTTGAAGGAGCTAAATATCAGGATTTGGCTAAGGAAAAAGGGTTCAATGGACTTGATGATTACCATTCAGAACTTGCGGCAGTTGATGGCAACCTCCTATCCTCAGCTCAGAAGTTATGGAAGGAGAAGAAAAACGGAAGTAAACCGATCACTGCGGTATTTGTTGCAGATGTATCTGGGAGTATGAACGGAGAACCGCTCAATCAACTGAAGAAATCCTTACTAACCGGTCAAAAATTCCTAGGTAGGGACAATAGCATTGGTTTTGTCTCCTACTCGAATACCGTTACAATCAATCTTCCTATCGGGAAGTACGATACCAATCAGCAATCGATGTTTGTTGGATCGATCAACAGCCTGCAAGCTGACGGAGGTACAGCAACATTTGATGGTATCGTCGTCGCCATGAAAATGCTTCAAGATGAGTTAGCTCTTCATCCGGATAGCAGACCGATGATTTTTGTGCTAAGTGATGGCGAAACAAATGAAGGGCATTCCCTTAATGAGATCAGAGGATTAATTGAGACCTACAAAATCCCGATATACACGATTGGTTATAACGCGAATATCAAGGCGCTTGAAAGTATCTCAAGTATTAACGAAGCCGCCAATATCAATGCGGATACAGATGATGTGGTGTACAAAATAAGCAATTTGCTTAATGTTCAAATGTAA
- a CDS encoding iron ABC transporter ATP-binding protein — MIKIDNVRKLYSDKVKIGPLNIEIPKAGLTSLIGPNGAGKSTTLLMIGRLLDMDEGQIQVANMDVSESKSKDIAKILTILRQENHFVTRLTIRQLVGFGRFPYSKGRLTKEDEAIISKYIDFLGLNELENRYLDELSGGQRQRAYVAMVLCQETEYVLLDEPLNNLDIARSVQMMEHLRHAANEFGRTILTVMHDINFAAKYSDRICAMKDGQIATFGTVEEVMTPEVLTDIFETKIEIIEGPYGPIAVY; from the coding sequence ATGATAAAGATTGATAATGTTAGAAAATTGTATAGTGATAAGGTAAAAATAGGACCTTTGAATATTGAAATACCAAAAGCGGGTCTTACATCTTTAATTGGACCCAATGGTGCTGGAAAGTCTACGACACTTTTGATGATTGGAAGACTTTTGGATATGGATGAAGGCCAGATTCAGGTCGCAAATATGGATGTTTCTGAATCTAAATCCAAAGACATAGCGAAAATTTTAACTATTTTGCGACAAGAAAATCATTTTGTAACGAGGCTTACGATTAGACAATTAGTTGGATTTGGACGATTTCCTTATTCAAAGGGAAGATTAACTAAAGAAGATGAGGCTATTATTTCTAAATATATCGATTTTTTAGGTTTGAATGAATTAGAAAATAGATATTTAGATGAGCTTTCTGGTGGTCAAAGGCAAAGAGCATATGTAGCCATGGTTTTGTGCCAAGAGACTGAATATGTACTTTTGGATGAGCCTCTGAATAATCTTGATATTGCTCGTTCTGTTCAAATGATGGAGCATTTGAGGCATGCTGCAAATGAATTTGGAAGAACAATTCTGACTGTCATGCATGATATCAATTTTGCAGCCAAATATTCTGATCGAATTTGTGCCATGAAAGATGGACAAATTGCCACTTTTGGAACAGTAGAAGAGGTTATGACCCCAGAAGTTTTGACAGATATTTTTGAAACGAAAATAGAAATTATCGAGGGTCCTTATGGACCAATAGCGGTTTATTAA
- a CDS encoding siderophore ABC transporter substrate-binding protein, with protein sequence MKKFKLTVVFLAIFAVMLAACSNSSNENGKAGTNGKENDSTVASTVEITDLHGTVTVPVNPKNVISLDSRTFETLSDWGIKLAAAPKDVMPADSPYVSDDSVQNIGNHREPNLEVIAAADPELVIIGQRFAKYYEEIKKLVPNAAVIDLNFDVSEEADTPGENLVNGLKDSTVVLGQIFDKNEEAKQLVADFDKAVEEAKSAYNGSDTVMGVEVSGGNIGYSAPHFGRVWGPMFDIFGWKPALEIENATSDHKGDEISVEAIAQSNPDWLFVLDRDAAVSSTTDAVPAKDVIENSPALKNVTAVSKGQIAYAPNDTYTNESIQTFIEIFKNLTSTLAK encoded by the coding sequence ATGAAGAAATTTAAATTAACTGTTGTCTTTTTAGCCATTTTTGCTGTGATGTTGGCAGCTTGCTCAAATTCAAGTAATGAAAACGGTAAAGCTGGAACTAATGGGAAAGAAAATGATTCTACTGTAGCTTCAACGGTTGAAATCACTGATCTTCATGGAACTGTTACTGTTCCTGTAAACCCAAAGAATGTCATTTCTTTGGATAGTAGAACTTTTGAAACTTTATCTGATTGGGGAATTAAATTGGCTGCTGCTCCAAAGGATGTAATGCCTGCGGATTCACCATATGTAAGTGATGATTCTGTTCAAAATATTGGAAATCACCGTGAACCAAATCTTGAAGTTATAGCTGCTGCAGATCCTGAACTTGTAATTATCGGTCAAAGATTTGCTAAGTATTATGAAGAAATCAAAAAATTAGTGCCAAATGCAGCTGTTATTGATCTTAATTTTGATGTCTCTGAGGAAGCTGATACACCTGGGGAAAACTTAGTAAATGGACTTAAGGATTCTACTGTCGTTTTGGGACAAATTTTTGATAAAAATGAAGAAGCTAAACAATTGGTAGCTGATTTTGATAAAGCTGTTGAAGAAGCTAAGTCTGCCTATAATGGATCGGATACAGTTATGGGTGTTGAAGTTTCTGGTGGGAATATTGGCTATTCAGCTCCTCATTTTGGACGTGTATGGGGACCTATGTTTGACATCTTTGGATGGAAACCAGCTTTAGAAATTGAAAATGCTACTTCAGATCATAAAGGTGATGAAATTTCTGTTGAAGCTATTGCACAAAGCAATCCAGATTGGCTTTTCGTACTAGATCGTGATGCTGCAGTATCTTCTACAACGGATGCCGTTCCTGCTAAGGATGTTATTGAAAATTCACCTGCACTTAAAAATGTTACTGCTGTTTCTAAAGGGCAGATTGCTTATGCACCTAATGACACTTACACAAATGAATCAATCCAAACTTTTATTGAGATATTTAAGAACCTCACAAGTACTTTAGCTAAGTAG
- a CDS encoding DUF1648 domain-containing protein, with the protein MTIMPVIVMIFVFVPTIVLMVSMPYLTRETISFGVTVSAVQFHSEPLRQMRKSYARISATLHTILFIVCIICLIYGDEHSKQQSWIIVTYSLAMVVISLVINISYHFKMKSLLPMLPIAPESSIMAVDTGFRKRDIGLSNNWFLIHVLFIVVSIVTVLRNYDLIPDQIPIHFNSSWNVDRYAAKSYSSVFMPTIMQVFITLLFIFENWSIRRVKQQVQPTDPNRSIRQDVTFRRTWSYFMITASFLIVILFSVVQLNMISLLNINFAIPIILIIIASIILYAFALSFWAGQGGSRLERSADRSNVRPVHDDDKWLLGMIYFNRNDPNLIVEKRFGVGWGLNFGHSVIWLICLGIIVLLVVVR; encoded by the coding sequence ATGACGATAATGCCTGTTATAGTAATGATCTTTGTATTTGTACCTACCATTGTACTCATGGTAAGCATGCCTTATTTAACAAGGGAGACGATTAGTTTTGGGGTCACCGTCAGCGCTGTACAATTCCACAGTGAGCCTCTGCGTCAGATGCGGAAGTCATATGCTAGGATCAGTGCTACCTTGCATACCATCCTATTCATTGTTTGTATCATCTGCCTAATATACGGTGATGAACATTCCAAGCAACAAAGTTGGATCATTGTCACTTATTCACTCGCCATGGTCGTAATCTCCCTAGTCATAAACATTAGCTATCATTTCAAAATGAAAAGTTTACTACCTATGCTGCCTATTGCTCCGGAATCATCGATCATGGCAGTGGACACTGGATTTAGGAAAAGAGACATTGGCTTGTCTAATAATTGGTTCCTCATTCATGTTTTATTTATTGTTGTTAGTATTGTAACTGTGCTACGCAACTACGATCTGATTCCTGATCAGATTCCGATCCATTTCAACAGCAGTTGGAACGTAGACCGCTATGCAGCTAAATCTTATAGTTCTGTGTTTATGCCTACGATAATGCAAGTGTTCATAACACTTTTGTTCATATTTGAGAATTGGAGTATTCGCAGAGTGAAGCAGCAGGTTCAACCCACTGATCCTAACCGTTCCATCAGACAAGATGTAACATTCCGCCGTACTTGGTCATATTTTATGATTACAGCAAGCTTCTTAATAGTTATCCTGTTTTCCGTCGTGCAACTAAACATGATATCTCTGCTTAACATCAATTTCGCTATCCCCATTATCCTAATCATAATAGCCTCTATCATCCTATACGCCTTCGCCTTATCGTTCTGGGCTGGTCAGGGCGGAAGCCGCTTGGAGCGATCTGCCGATCGCTCCAATGTCAGACCTGTCCATGATGATGATAAATGGCTATTAGGTATGATTTATTTCAATCGCAATGATCCAAACCTAATCGTCGAGAAAAGGTTCGGAGTCGGCTGGGGATTAAATTTCGGTCACTCAGTAATCTGGCTGATTTGTCTCGGAATTATTGTACTGTTAGTTGTGGTGCGGTAA
- a CDS encoding response regulator transcription factor produces the protein MQKDILIVEDDMKIRKLLRIYLEKEGYGVLEAQNGEEARVIFQQDEPCFVITDLMMPKFSGEQLCKWIRHELKSDIPIIMLTAKITESERIAGLQMGADDYIIKPFSPQEVVVRVNTVLKRMANRCSKISYRGLTIKTLSGEVKYKGVDIALTQHEFRLLHFFMKHPNQILSREQILNELYPNDERSVIDRTVDVHVGKLREKIEVSCRAPTFFQTVRGMGYRFVAN, from the coding sequence ATGCAGAAAGATATCTTAATCGTCGAGGACGATATGAAAATAAGAAAGCTCTTAAGGATATATTTGGAAAAAGAAGGATATGGCGTATTGGAGGCTCAGAACGGGGAAGAAGCCAGAGTGATATTTCAACAGGATGAACCCTGTTTCGTGATCACTGACCTGATGATGCCCAAGTTCAGTGGCGAACAATTATGTAAGTGGATTCGGCATGAACTGAAAAGCGATATCCCTATTATTATGCTCACAGCTAAAATTACGGAATCCGAACGTATCGCAGGTCTGCAAATGGGTGCGGATGATTATATTATCAAGCCATTTAGCCCTCAAGAAGTAGTTGTACGGGTAAATACGGTACTCAAACGGATGGCGAATCGTTGCAGCAAGATTAGTTACAGAGGTCTAACGATCAAGACGTTATCCGGAGAGGTTAAGTATAAAGGGGTCGATATTGCGTTAACACAGCATGAATTTAGATTGCTGCATTTCTTTATGAAGCATCCTAATCAAATCTTGTCCCGCGAACAAATTTTAAATGAGCTCTATCCCAATGATGAGAGATCTGTGATTGACCGTACGGTTGACGTCCACGTCGGCAAGCTCAGAGAGAAGATCGAGGTATCCTGCCGGGCACCGACCTTCTTTCAAACGGTCCGTGGAATGGGGTATCGCTTTGTTGCTAACTAA